The Lentzea guizhouensis genome contains a region encoding:
- a CDS encoding DUF5684 domain-containing protein has translation MVPSQQPTLTEADQAALLGSLAVFAVIGLVFGIISIVIMWKVFTKAGQPGWASIVPIYNFYVMTKIAGRPGWWTILLLIPFVNIVVFAFLAIDIAKSFGKDTVFGIVGLWLFSIVGFAILAFGGAQYRGPAALAGAQGAYRG, from the coding sequence GTGGTCCCGTCACAGCAGCCGACCCTCACCGAGGCCGACCAGGCCGCCCTGCTCGGCAGCCTCGCCGTGTTCGCCGTCATCGGCCTCGTCTTCGGCATCATCAGCATCGTCATCATGTGGAAGGTCTTCACCAAGGCCGGTCAGCCGGGCTGGGCGTCGATCGTCCCGATCTACAACTTCTACGTGATGACGAAGATCGCCGGACGTCCCGGCTGGTGGACGATCCTGCTGCTGATCCCGTTCGTGAACATCGTCGTGTTCGCGTTCCTGGCGATCGACATCGCCAAGTCGTTCGGCAAGGACACCGTCTTCGGCATCGTCGGCCTCTGGCTGTTCAGCATCGTCGGCTTCGCGATCCTCGCCTTCGGTGGCGCGCAGTACCGCGGCCCGGCGGCTCTCGCCGGCGCCCAGGGCGCCTACCGGGGCTGA
- a CDS encoding GNAT family N-acetyltransferase has protein sequence MIRRVEPRDVDAVVRLVHELALYERAPEQCHLTSEQLRTALFGEHPALFGHVAEVDGQVVGIALWFLNFSTWDGVHGIYLEDLYVTPEQRGKGFGKQLLEALAQECVERGYTRLQWWVLNWNEPSIGFYKSLGAIPMDEWTVMRVADQALQELGSAR, from the coding sequence ATGATCCGCCGGGTGGAACCGCGTGACGTCGACGCGGTCGTGCGGCTCGTGCACGAGCTCGCGCTCTACGAACGGGCACCGGAGCAGTGCCACCTCACCTCCGAGCAGCTGCGCACCGCGCTGTTCGGCGAGCACCCCGCGCTGTTCGGCCACGTGGCCGAAGTGGACGGTCAGGTAGTCGGGATCGCGTTGTGGTTCCTCAACTTCTCGACGTGGGACGGCGTGCACGGCATCTACCTCGAAGACCTCTACGTCACGCCGGAGCAGCGCGGCAAGGGCTTCGGCAAGCAGCTGCTCGAGGCGCTCGCACAGGAGTGCGTCGAGCGCGGGTACACCCGGCTGCAGTGGTGGGTGCTCAACTGGAACGAACCGTCGATCGGCTTCTACAAGTCGTTGGGTGCCATCCCGATGGACGAGTGGACGGTGATGCGGGTGGCCGATCAGGCGCTGCAGGAGCTGGGCTCTGCACGCTGA
- a CDS encoding histidine phosphatase family protein, which yields MSTHLYLLRHGQTEWSESGRHTGRTDIELTPEGEQQARRAGATLARLRATDQAPALVLTSPRQRATRTAELAGLEVTATTEDLAEWDYGDYEGITTPQIRERVPGWTVWSHPMPNGETHAEVQERARKVLAEVRRVLPGGDVVLVGHGHFSRVLIAAWLGLAPDQGVHFGLDPAGTCQLGDERGDPQVRRLNVPAWEV from the coding sequence GTGAGCACCCACCTCTACCTGCTGCGCCACGGCCAGACCGAGTGGTCCGAGAGCGGCAGGCACACGGGACGCACCGACATCGAGCTGACGCCGGAAGGAGAGCAGCAGGCACGCAGGGCGGGCGCCACGCTCGCGAGGCTCAGAGCGACGGACCAGGCGCCGGCGCTCGTGCTGACGAGCCCGCGGCAGCGCGCCACCCGCACGGCGGAGCTCGCCGGCCTGGAGGTCACGGCGACGACCGAGGACCTGGCCGAGTGGGACTACGGCGACTACGAGGGCATCACCACGCCGCAGATCCGCGAGCGCGTTCCGGGGTGGACGGTGTGGTCGCACCCGATGCCGAACGGCGAGACGCACGCGGAGGTGCAGGAGCGGGCGCGCAAGGTGCTCGCCGAGGTGCGCCGCGTCCTGCCGGGCGGTGACGTGGTGCTGGTCGGCCACGGGCACTTCAGCCGGGTGCTGATCGCGGCCTGGCTGGGCCTCGCGCCGGACCAGGGCGTCCACTTCGGACTGGACCCGGCCGGCACCTGCCAGCTGGGCGACGAGCGGGGCGACCCGCAGGTGCGCAGGCTCAACGTGCCTGCCTGGGAGGTGTGA
- a CDS encoding alpha/beta hydrolase family protein, with amino-acid sequence MSVAGDVITWTSPRPLPLTDAGVEFWEGDRYLGHARESADLRTFTLQTPVRNPAALEVRSSGRRIDVEEPAPPVAQGTPELPALQPEAAVDPGTPGSYETTRGEYRLGSVRLPGYAQPIEMEAVVVAPKDARGKRPLVLFLHGRHYTCYSKTNPSVTSGAWPCPEGLTPVPSHRGYLKSQQLLASQGYLTVSISANGINAQDAGTADAGAQGRSSLVRHHLAKWADWSANRGGAPEPVRTAPAADMAKVLLVGHSRGGEGVNRAATDSLTPPPGDTGFSGPVRWTIKGDVLIGPTIFGHNPAPDVPSVTLLPGCDGDVSDLQGQILVDQTRGVSRGVALHSALYVVGANHNFYNSEWTPGQAEAPASDDFWNPGNDPVCAPGTATRLTADQQQAQGATYTAAAAHLFLSRDERVLPLLDGSGCARRPARPRPRPRRGCDRRPLVVPSAGTTASGSARVCLQVTTDAAAACGPRSPHFVSLRGAGTQPERLAVALKWTAAGQAGVVGLPEPVSLAGSRSLALRLAVPANTPASSFEVFVTDRGGRRSLGPVSVTGLPGSARTSSLWAQEVRVPVPAGLGRVSSLELVPASASGEAWLIDAHGWDRGLPPVPPSTLGRADATLVPVDEGDSGTRTVNVAVTATGNGTRTVRVFYVDGLTTDTKSRLVTLKPGERRVEVPISVTGNTRWGSDQLRPVLVQAIHNVVVGGAIGGLMIKNDDPAPTISVTPVADNVVEGAPLKWRLTLSAPVDAAVYLGSSALAPTGAELSTTDVDATWFTGSSGEDPLPSRPLSSTLVGVYPYLPAGQTSYEFEVPTVTDTETEGEEQVRLRFESFQPAGVTFEVVGTVRDAA; translated from the coding sequence GTGTCCGTCGCCGGCGACGTGATCACGTGGACCTCGCCCCGCCCGCTGCCGTTGACCGACGCCGGCGTCGAGTTCTGGGAGGGCGACAGGTACCTCGGGCACGCCCGTGAGTCCGCCGACCTGCGCACGTTCACGTTGCAGACGCCGGTGCGGAACCCGGCTGCCTTGGAGGTGCGCTCCTCCGGCCGCCGCATCGACGTCGAGGAACCCGCGCCACCCGTCGCGCAGGGCACACCGGAGCTGCCGGCGCTGCAACCGGAGGCCGCCGTCGACCCCGGCACGCCGGGGTCCTACGAGACCACCAGGGGCGAGTACCGGCTCGGCTCCGTCCGGCTGCCCGGATACGCGCAGCCGATCGAGATGGAGGCCGTCGTCGTCGCGCCGAAGGACGCGCGGGGCAAGCGGCCGCTGGTGCTGTTCCTGCACGGCAGGCACTACACCTGCTACAGCAAGACGAACCCCAGCGTGACCAGCGGCGCCTGGCCGTGTCCCGAGGGGCTCACCCCCGTGCCGAGCCACCGCGGTTACCTGAAGTCGCAGCAGCTGCTGGCGTCCCAGGGATACCTGACGGTCTCGATCTCCGCCAACGGCATCAACGCCCAGGACGCCGGGACCGCCGACGCCGGTGCGCAGGGCCGTTCCTCGTTGGTGCGCCACCACCTGGCGAAGTGGGCCGACTGGTCCGCGAACCGCGGCGGCGCGCCGGAACCGGTGAGGACCGCTCCCGCGGCCGACATGGCGAAGGTGCTGCTCGTCGGCCACTCGCGCGGTGGTGAGGGCGTCAACCGCGCCGCGACGGACAGCCTGACGCCGCCACCCGGCGACACCGGGTTCTCCGGTCCGGTGCGCTGGACGATCAAGGGCGACGTGCTGATCGGCCCCACGATCTTCGGCCACAACCCGGCGCCGGACGTCCCCTCGGTGACGCTGCTGCCCGGTTGCGACGGTGACGTGTCCGACCTGCAGGGCCAGATCCTCGTCGACCAGACCCGCGGCGTGAGCCGTGGCGTCGCGCTGCACAGCGCGCTGTACGTCGTGGGCGCCAACCACAACTTCTACAACAGCGAGTGGACACCCGGTCAGGCCGAGGCGCCCGCGTCCGACGACTTCTGGAACCCCGGCAACGACCCGGTGTGCGCACCGGGCACCGCGACCCGGCTGACCGCCGACCAGCAGCAGGCCCAGGGCGCCACGTACACCGCGGCGGCCGCGCACCTGTTCCTGTCGCGCGACGAACGCGTCCTGCCGCTGCTCGACGGCTCCGGGTGCGCGCGCCGTCCGGCCCGGCCGCGTCCTCGCCCACGCCGTGGGTGCGACCGCAGGCCGTTGGTGGTGCCGTCCGCCGGGACCACCGCCTCCGGCAGCGCACGGGTCTGCTTGCAGGTCACCACGGACGCGGCCGCCGCGTGTGGTCCGCGCTCGCCGCACTTCGTGTCGCTGCGCGGTGCCGGCACCCAGCCGGAACGCCTTGCGGTGGCGTTGAAGTGGACCGCGGCGGGCCAGGCAGGCGTGGTCGGGCTGCCGGAGCCGGTCTCGCTGGCGGGTTCCCGTTCGCTGGCGCTGCGCCTGGCCGTTCCCGCGAACACGCCGGCGTCGTCGTTCGAGGTCTTCGTGACCGACCGCGGTGGACGGCGCTCGCTCGGCCCGGTCTCGGTGACCGGTCTGCCCGGCTCGGCGCGCACGAGCTCCCTGTGGGCACAGGAGGTCCGCGTCCCGGTGCCGGCCGGCCTCGGCCGCGTGTCGTCGCTGGAGCTCGTCCCGGCGTCCGCGTCGGGTGAGGCCTGGCTGATCGACGCCCACGGCTGGGACAGGGGCCTGCCGCCCGTGCCGCCGTCGACCCTGGGCCGCGCCGACGCCACCCTGGTCCCGGTCGACGAGGGCGACTCCGGCACCCGCACGGTCAACGTCGCGGTCACCGCCACCGGCAACGGCACCCGCACCGTGCGGGTGTTCTACGTCGACGGCCTCACCACGGACACCAAGTCCCGCCTCGTCACGCTGAAGCCGGGCGAGCGGCGCGTCGAGGTGCCGATCTCGGTCACCGGCAACACCCGCTGGGGCAGCGACCAGCTGCGCCCCGTGCTGGTGCAGGCGATCCACAACGTCGTGGTCGGCGGCGCCATCGGCGGCCTGATGATCAAGAACGACGACCCGGCACCGACGATCTCGGTGACCCCGGTGGCCGACAACGTGGTCGAGGGCGCGCCGCTGAAGTGGAGGCTGACGCTCTCGGCACCCGTCGACGCGGCCGTCTACCTCGGCAGCTCGGCGCTGGCACCCACCGGCGCCGAACTGTCCACAACGGACGTCGACGCCACGTGGTTCACCGGGAGTTCCGGCGAGGACCCGCTGCCGTCCAGGCCGCTGTCCTCGACGCTGGTCGGCGTGTACCCGTACCTCCCGGCGGGGCAGACGTCCTACGAGTTCGAGGTGCCGACCGTCACCGACACCGAGACCGAGGGCGAGGAGCAGGTGCGGCTGAGGTTCGAGTCGTTCCAGCCGGCCGGTGTCACGTTCGAGGTGGTCGGCACGGTCCGCGACGCCGCTTGA
- a CDS encoding AraC family transcriptional regulator, producing MESGSPYRSSGIALDAQDPIRDVLALARPRTVAPVPLRAADRWGVRFSPFPHVKLGVVVEGECWLCIDGLEPLFLEKGDFYLLGNPPPYGLGSSVETARDRSFDGSLREETTPQDFTAYMCSVDFEFQDSDASALFSSLPPAVLVKAGDADEKLLWNIATLLVHEIETQKVGRSLVLEHVAQILLVQMLRSHADSSREPLGWLASVVDDGIGAALRAVHAEPGRRWTLDELARIAMMSRSTFAANFRNRVGRPPLDYLIAWRMQLARAALRTEDSLSAIAVTIGYQSESAFSTAFRRVVGVSPREFRMSLRKR from the coding sequence ATGGAGTCCGGTAGTCCTTACCGATCGTCCGGGATCGCCCTCGATGCGCAGGACCCCATCCGGGACGTGCTGGCGCTGGCCCGGCCGCGGACCGTTGCTCCCGTCCCGCTCCGCGCGGCAGACCGGTGGGGAGTGCGGTTCTCGCCCTTCCCGCACGTGAAGCTCGGCGTGGTGGTGGAAGGCGAGTGCTGGCTGTGCATCGACGGGCTGGAACCTCTCTTCCTGGAGAAAGGCGACTTCTACCTCCTCGGGAACCCGCCGCCGTACGGCCTCGGCAGCTCGGTGGAAACGGCCCGGGATCGCAGCTTCGACGGGTCGCTCCGCGAGGAAACGACTCCTCAGGACTTCACGGCATACATGTGCAGCGTCGACTTCGAGTTCCAGGATTCCGATGCATCGGCCTTGTTCTCATCACTCCCTCCGGCCGTGCTGGTCAAAGCAGGCGATGCCGACGAGAAGTTGCTGTGGAACATCGCGACCCTCCTCGTCCACGAGATCGAGACGCAGAAGGTGGGGCGGTCTCTTGTTCTGGAGCACGTCGCTCAAATTCTTCTTGTGCAGATGCTGAGGTCGCACGCGGATTCGTCCCGTGAACCCCTGGGCTGGCTGGCCTCGGTGGTCGACGACGGGATCGGGGCAGCGCTGCGAGCTGTTCACGCCGAACCGGGCCGCCGCTGGACGCTCGACGAGCTCGCCAGGATCGCGATGATGTCGAGGTCGACCTTCGCCGCGAACTTCAGGAACAGGGTGGGAAGACCTCCGTTGGACTACCTCATCGCGTGGCGCATGCAGCTGGCGCGTGCCGCACTTCGCACGGAGGACTCCCTCTCCGCCATAGCGGTGACCATCGGATACCAGTCCGAGAGTGCCTTCAGCACTGCATTCCGGCGCGTTGTCGGGGTATCGCCACGCGAGTTCCGGATGTCACTTCGCAAGCGGTGA
- a CDS encoding aldo/keto reductase, whose product MRYRFLGRSGLRVSELLLGTGNFGTGWGHGADAPESKAMYDTYREAGGNFIDTASNYQAGDAENYLADIISADREDIVLSTKYTMGSTAASGLQLTGNSRKAMVQSLEQSLRRLRTDRVDVFWAHVSDESTPIEEILRAFDDLTSAGKILYAGLCNFPAWRVATGVTVARQQGWAPPVAIQSEYSLVERSADRELLPMAAAFGLGVLGFTPLGGGLLTGKYRRGETGRAQSSISQFLHGEDDPGKAKVLDAVESVAGDLGTTPDQVAIRWSMWKGLIPIIGPRNVAQLTSNLAAAELEVPARQLEWLDEVSAPQLGHPHGLWSAFERAEKNQFAQP is encoded by the coding sequence ATGCGATACCGATTTCTCGGACGGTCGGGCCTGCGGGTATCGGAACTGTTGCTGGGGACGGGCAACTTCGGCACGGGCTGGGGACACGGGGCGGACGCACCCGAGTCCAAGGCGATGTACGACACCTACCGGGAAGCGGGCGGTAACTTCATCGACACCGCTTCCAACTACCAGGCGGGGGACGCCGAGAACTATCTGGCGGACATCATTTCCGCGGACCGCGAGGACATCGTCCTCTCGACGAAGTACACCATGGGTTCCACCGCGGCCAGCGGTTTGCAGTTGACCGGGAACAGCCGAAAGGCGATGGTCCAGTCCCTGGAACAGAGCCTGCGCCGACTGCGCACCGACCGGGTGGACGTGTTCTGGGCCCATGTTTCCGACGAATCCACGCCCATCGAAGAAATCCTGCGGGCCTTCGACGACCTCACCTCCGCCGGCAAGATCCTGTACGCGGGCCTCTGCAACTTCCCCGCATGGCGGGTGGCAACGGGAGTCACCGTCGCGCGGCAGCAGGGCTGGGCCCCTCCGGTGGCGATCCAGTCCGAGTACAGCCTCGTCGAACGCAGCGCCGACCGGGAGCTGCTGCCGATGGCAGCCGCCTTCGGCCTGGGCGTCCTCGGTTTCACACCTCTCGGCGGTGGTCTTCTGACGGGCAAGTACCGGCGCGGTGAAACGGGTCGCGCGCAGAGCTCGATCAGCCAGTTCCTGCACGGGGAGGACGACCCCGGCAAGGCGAAGGTCCTGGACGCCGTCGAAAGCGTCGCCGGCGACCTCGGCACGACTCCCGACCAGGTGGCCATCAGGTGGTCGATGTGGAAAGGCCTGATCCCCATCATCGGGCCGAGGAACGTGGCTCAGCTCACGTCGAACCTGGCTGCCGCTGAGCTGGAGGTTCCGGCGCGGCAGCTCGAATGGCTGGACGAGGTGAGCGCGCCCCAGCTCGGACATCCGCACGGGTTGTGGTCGGCGTTCGAACGGGCGGAGAAGAACCAGTTCGCCCAGCCGTGA
- the sodN gene encoding superoxide dismutase, Ni has translation MRLVSRILRPRVEATAHCDLPCGVYDPAQARIEAESVKAVQEKYQANEDPEFRERAVLIKEQRSELVKHHLWVLWTDYFKPPHFEKYPELHDLFNRATKAAGASGTKGSMDPATGQQLLDLIAQIDKIFWETKQG, from the coding sequence ATGCGACTCGTGTCGCGCATTCTCCGCCCGCGCGTCGAAGCCACCGCGCACTGCGACCTGCCCTGCGGCGTCTACGACCCCGCGCAGGCCCGCATCGAGGCCGAGTCGGTCAAGGCGGTCCAGGAGAAGTACCAGGCCAACGAGGACCCGGAGTTCCGGGAGCGCGCCGTCCTGATCAAGGAGCAGCGCAGCGAGCTCGTCAAGCACCACCTGTGGGTGCTGTGGACGGACTACTTCAAGCCGCCGCACTTCGAGAAGTACCCCGAGCTGCACGACCTCTTCAACCGCGCCACCAAGGCCGCGGGTGCGTCGGGCACCAAGGGGTCGATGGACCCGGCGACGGGGCAGCAGCTGCTGGACCTGATCGCGCAGATCGACAAGATCTTCTGGGAGACCAAGCAGGGCTGA
- a CDS encoding S24 family peptidase, whose translation MRPRLSTVLVRGPSMAPALKDEDIVLVRWGGRPRPRDVVLVRWAHRPDQLSVKRASHEVDGGWHVVGDNPFASTDSEQLGPAEVLGVVKARLWPRPRWGL comes from the coding sequence TTGAGACCGCGCCTTTCCACCGTTCTCGTCCGCGGGCCGTCGATGGCCCCTGCCCTGAAGGACGAGGACATCGTGCTGGTCAGGTGGGGTGGGAGGCCCCGCCCACGTGATGTCGTGCTGGTCAGGTGGGCGCACCGGCCGGATCAGCTGTCGGTCAAGCGTGCCTCCCACGAAGTGGACGGTGGGTGGCACGTGGTGGGAGACAACCCGTTCGCGAGCACCGACTCCGAGCAGCTCGGGCCGGCCGAGGTGCTCGGAGTCGTCAAGGCGCGGTTGTGGCCCAGGCCGCGGTGGGGGCTGTGA
- a CDS encoding dTDP-4-dehydrorhamnose 3,5-epimerase family protein — protein MQASSLKIDGAFEFTPRTFPDDRGVFVSPYQEAAFVEAVGHPLRVAQTNHSVSRAGTIRGIHYADVPPSQAKYVFCPRGSFIDVIVDIRVGSPTFGQWDAVLVTSQKCNAVYLAEGLGHAMIALEDDTTMNYLCSTVYTPSAEHGLTPLDPALDLPWPRELEFLLSEKDTAAPTLSEAYEAGVLPRYEDCLALYASLKA, from the coding sequence ATGCAGGCGAGTTCGCTGAAAATTGACGGCGCGTTCGAGTTCACCCCCCGGACATTTCCCGACGACCGCGGCGTGTTCGTCTCGCCGTACCAGGAGGCGGCGTTCGTCGAGGCGGTCGGCCACCCGCTGCGGGTCGCCCAGACGAACCACAGCGTCTCCCGCGCGGGCACCATCCGCGGCATCCACTACGCCGACGTCCCGCCCTCCCAGGCGAAGTACGTCTTCTGCCCGCGCGGCTCGTTCATCGACGTGATCGTCGACATCCGCGTCGGCTCGCCCACCTTCGGCCAGTGGGACGCGGTCCTGGTGACCTCGCAGAAGTGCAACGCCGTCTACCTGGCCGAGGGCCTCGGCCACGCGATGATCGCGCTGGAAGACGACACGACCATGAACTACCTCTGCTCCACGGTCTACACCCCGTCCGCCGAGCACGGCCTCACCCCGCTGGACCCGGCACTCGACCTGCCGTGGCCGCGCGAGCTCGAGTTCCTGCTCTCGGAGAAGGACACCGCCGCCCCGACGCTGTCCGAGGCGTACGAGGCCGGCGTGCTGCCGCGCTACGAGGACTGCCTCGCCCTCTACGCGTCCCTCAAAGCCTGA
- a CDS encoding NAD(P)-dependent malic enzyme: MTAVNEARTENSDPTQLTDEEIFTAHLGGKLEVGATASLADPKALSIAYTPGVARVSTAIAQDASLAAKYTWAHRLVVVVSDGTAVLGLGDIGPSASLPVMEGKSALFKTFGGLDSIPLVLNTTDVDEIVETLVRLRPSFGAVNLEDVSAPRCFELERKLVEALDCPVMHDDQHGTAVVSLAALNGANTVLGKDIRDQRVVISGAGAAGIAIAKILIAAGAGDITLLDSRGIVRTGRAGLNPVKEEIAAVTNSSDLDGGIDVALRGADVFIGVSSSKVSEELVASMAADSIVFALSNPDPEVHPDVAARHAAIVATGRSDFPNQINNVLAFPGIFRGALDAGARRITEGMKLAAADAILAVAKDDLGPDRIVPSALDPRVGPEVAAAVAVAAKADGVA, encoded by the coding sequence GTGACAGCAGTGAACGAAGCCCGTACCGAGAACTCCGATCCGACGCAGCTGACGGACGAGGAGATCTTCACCGCGCACCTGGGCGGGAAGCTCGAGGTGGGCGCGACCGCCTCGCTCGCTGACCCGAAAGCGCTGTCCATCGCGTACACCCCCGGTGTCGCCCGGGTGAGCACGGCCATCGCGCAGGACGCGAGCCTCGCCGCCAAGTACACGTGGGCGCACCGCCTGGTCGTCGTCGTCAGCGACGGCACCGCGGTGCTCGGCCTCGGCGACATCGGCCCCAGCGCGTCGCTGCCCGTCATGGAGGGCAAGTCCGCGCTGTTCAAGACGTTCGGCGGCCTCGACTCCATCCCGCTCGTGCTGAACACGACGGACGTGGACGAGATCGTCGAGACGCTGGTCCGGCTGCGCCCGTCGTTCGGCGCGGTCAACTTGGAGGACGTGTCGGCGCCGCGCTGCTTCGAGCTGGAGCGGAAGCTGGTCGAGGCGCTCGACTGCCCGGTCATGCACGACGACCAGCACGGCACCGCCGTCGTGTCGCTGGCCGCGCTCAACGGCGCGAACACCGTGCTCGGCAAGGACATCCGCGACCAGCGGGTGGTCATCTCCGGTGCGGGCGCCGCCGGCATCGCCATCGCCAAGATCCTCATCGCGGCCGGGGCGGGTGACATCACGCTGCTCGACTCGCGCGGCATCGTCCGCACGGGCCGGGCCGGTCTCAACCCGGTCAAGGAGGAGATCGCGGCGGTCACGAACTCCAGCGACCTCGACGGCGGCATCGACGTGGCGCTGCGCGGTGCGGACGTCTTCATCGGCGTGTCGTCGTCGAAGGTGTCCGAGGAGCTGGTCGCGAGCATGGCGGCCGACTCGATCGTGTTCGCGCTCTCGAACCCGGACCCCGAGGTGCACCCGGACGTCGCCGCCCGCCACGCCGCGATCGTCGCGACCGGCCGCAGCGACTTCCCGAACCAGATCAACAACGTGCTCGCGTTCCCCGGCATCTTCCGCGGCGCATTGGACGCGGGCGCGCGCCGGATCACCGAGGGCATGAAACTCGCGGCGGCCGACGCCATTCTCGCCGTCGCGAAAGATGATTTGGGCCCAGACCGAATTGTTCCGTCGGCACTGGACCCGCGGGTCGGCCCCGAGGTCGCCGCCGCTGTCGCGGTCGCCGCGAAGGCCGATGGAGTGGCCTGA